A window of Rubricoccus marinus contains these coding sequences:
- a CDS encoding zinc ribbon domain-containing protein YjdM: MPEPPPCPHCSSVYVYEDGNNYVCPECAHEWSQDAAEVAAPEASGVTDANGTPLADGDTVTVIKDLKVRGSSSVVKVGTKVKNIRLTDGDHDIDCKIPGIGAMGLKSEFVRKA; this comes from the coding sequence ATGCCTGAGCCTCCCCCCTGCCCTCACTGCTCCTCCGTCTACGTCTACGAGGACGGCAACAACTACGTCTGCCCCGAGTGCGCGCACGAGTGGTCACAGGACGCCGCCGAGGTGGCGGCGCCAGAGGCCTCTGGCGTGACCGACGCCAACGGCACGCCCCTGGCGGACGGCGACACCGTGACGGTCATCAAAGACCTCAAGGTGCGCGGCTCGTCGTCCGTGGTCAAAGTCGGCACCAAGGTCAAGAACATCCGCCTGACCGACGGCGATCACGACATCGACTGCAAGATCCCCGGCATCGGCGCGATGGGCCTCAAGTCCGAGTTCGTGCGCAAGGCGTGA
- a CDS encoding type VI secretion system tube protein Hcp, with translation MTRSYLLTRTLPFLLALAAVALIALPATAQTGFLKMDGIDGDAKARDHMGWIDVVSVSYDWERAAGPGTGQGRRRASVTYGDVVIVKEIDGSTPMLIDALARGRAIPSALLDVMRGNSVVLKYELTNVAVTSHSIKDGREQVSLSFESIAITHPDSGRETEVNTVTGR, from the coding sequence ATGACACGCTCTTACCTCCTGACTCGTACGCTCCCGTTCCTGCTCGCCCTCGCTGCGGTAGCGCTCATTGCCCTGCCAGCCACCGCGCAAACGGGTTTCCTCAAGATGGATGGCATCGACGGGGATGCAAAGGCCCGCGACCACATGGGCTGGATCGACGTTGTATCCGTCTCCTATGATTGGGAGAGGGCGGCCGGTCCGGGAACGGGGCAGGGAAGACGGCGAGCCAGTGTGACCTACGGCGACGTGGTCATCGTCAAGGAGATCGACGGCTCTACCCCTATGCTCATCGATGCGCTAGCGCGAGGGCGTGCCATTCCATCGGCTTTGCTCGACGTGATGCGCGGCAATTCGGTGGTGCTGAAGTACGAACTCACCAACGTGGCGGTCACCTCTCATTCCATAAAGGACGGAAGGGAGCAGGTGTCTCTGAGCTTCGAGAGCATCGCGATCACGCATCCAGATTCAGGCCGCGAGACCGAAGTCAATACCGTCACTGGCAGGTGA
- a CDS encoding zinc ribbon domain-containing protein: MSETRECPACAMPTDAEAPECEVCGYEFPESKAGVTAMTWLFIGLMVLFAVPLLAWLAGWFG; this comes from the coding sequence GTGAGCGAGACCCGAGAGTGCCCCGCCTGCGCCATGCCGACCGACGCCGAGGCGCCGGAGTGCGAGGTCTGCGGCTACGAGTTCCCCGAGTCCAAGGCCGGCGTGACGGCGATGACGTGGCTGTTTATCGGTCTGATGGTCCTTTTCGCGGTCCCGCTCTTGGCGTGGCTCGCGGGGTGGTTCGGCTAG
- a CDS encoding MnmA/TRMU family protein has protein sequence MSRHGRVLVAMSGGVDSSVAAALLHEQGYDVVGVTMKTWDHATTGGKAEAQARAKAPGGKQVGCCSLDDMNDARAVAVRLGVPHFIVDIRDEFGSFVIDRFERDYLTGRTPNPCVLCNTHVKWAALLKRADALDCEWIATGHYARVRASGAEVLGGGDVATGGPLAPEAESAAGRSPQATSRRYILSRGVDRNKDQSYALWGVEQAHLARTLLPLGAMTKPDIRALAAEMGHLEVADKKDSYEICFVPDGDYRGWLERRRPGLAERVGGDFVWEASGDVLGQHRGTPFYTVGQRRGLGLAWSEPIYVTRIDPLTETVYLGPREALSGRTVLASDLNWVGVGGFPEETRVTAQVRYKDPGAPALVRQTGEDSVEAVFEAPRSAPAPGQALVLYDGDDVLAGGWIDAAHRDGALEAKRAGASGDGEMHTTLPVLS, from the coding sequence ATGAGCCGTCACGGCCGCGTACTTGTCGCCATGAGCGGCGGCGTCGATTCCAGCGTCGCCGCGGCCTTGCTCCATGAGCAGGGGTACGACGTGGTGGGCGTCACCATGAAGACGTGGGACCACGCCACGACCGGCGGCAAGGCCGAGGCGCAGGCTCGCGCAAAGGCGCCCGGTGGCAAGCAGGTCGGCTGTTGCTCCTTGGACGACATGAACGACGCCCGCGCCGTTGCCGTCCGGCTCGGCGTGCCGCACTTCATCGTCGACATCCGCGACGAGTTCGGCTCGTTCGTCATCGACCGCTTCGAGCGCGACTACCTCACCGGACGCACGCCCAACCCCTGCGTGCTGTGCAACACCCACGTCAAGTGGGCCGCCCTCCTCAAGCGCGCCGACGCGCTGGACTGCGAGTGGATCGCGACGGGGCACTACGCGAGGGTCCGGGCCTCTGGCGCGGAGGTATTGGGCGGTGGAGACGTGGCAACGGGAGGGCCTCTGGCGCCAGAGGCGGAGTCTGCCGCTGGCCGCTCCCCGCAGGCTACCTCCCGCCGCTACATCCTCTCGCGCGGCGTGGACCGCAACAAGGACCAGAGCTACGCGCTGTGGGGCGTGGAGCAGGCGCACCTCGCGCGCACGCTGCTCCCGCTCGGCGCGATGACGAAGCCGGACATCCGCGCCCTCGCGGCCGAGATGGGACACCTCGAAGTGGCCGACAAGAAGGACTCCTACGAGATCTGCTTCGTGCCCGATGGCGACTACCGAGGCTGGCTGGAGCGCCGCCGTCCCGGCCTCGCCGAGCGCGTGGGCGGCGATTTCGTGTGGGAGGCCTCTGGCGACGTTCTGGGGCAGCACCGCGGGACGCCGTTCTACACCGTAGGGCAGCGGCGCGGACTCGGACTCGCGTGGAGCGAGCCCATCTACGTCACGCGCATCGACCCGCTGACGGAGACGGTCTACCTCGGGCCGCGCGAGGCGCTGAGCGGACGGACCGTTCTCGCGAGCGACCTCAACTGGGTCGGCGTGGGTGGCTTCCCGGAGGAGACGCGCGTAACGGCGCAGGTGCGCTACAAGGACCCCGGCGCGCCCGCGCTCGTGCGGCAGACCGGCGAGGACTCCGTCGAAGCCGTCTTCGAGGCCCCGCGCTCGGCGCCCGCGCCCGGACAGGCGCTCGTGCTGTACGACGGCGACGACGTGCTCGCCGGCGGCTGGATCGACGCCGCGCACCGCGACGGCGCGCTAGAGGCGAAGCGCGCCGGAGCCTCTGGCGACGGCGAGATGCACACCACGCTGCCCGTCCTGTCGTGA
- a CDS encoding acyltransferase family protein yields the protein MSVGEGTATPRPTWRQDIQGLRGIAVLLVVLYHAGVPGFSGGYIGVDVFFVLSGYLITGLLVREVNETGRVDLWRFYARRARRLLPAAAALIVGVALFAAVFYAPVEQALIARTALATAAYASNLLFVSDATDYLAAGAETNPLLHTWSLAVEEQFYIAWPLLVGVLLAGWAAFRKAGAAPRHRQRLVWGAALVSLLSFGFMLALMGSRYAHWAFFFSPARAWEFGLGALAVLAPQAASGARGDATDNGEPARGLAGLRFEGGSDPVSPLAHALGWAGLIAVLASGVAFTTTTPFPGWAALLPTVGTALALRGGTAATRTALARTLAWRPLQELGRLSYSWYLWHWPVLVFAAGLYGELPLATRVALALGSLLLAEVSYRFIENPVRHNRWFAASSRRGLGLLAGVTVLSLVIGGGWYVAARGLAESPRHRALTNVLKDVPDLYERECQRSTVSDTLGEDCTDVFASGENLASGADSTPTVQAPETGREVVLLGDSHAAQWAPALQAIAKQRGWTLSYHTKSGCAPLGVSYVDPRLDRIYTECETWTGLVMDSIRAARPDLVVLAISHQTPISPEAWREGMDQTLVALAEASGDVVVFRDTPWAPTDTPVCLSRQEHYAAFGRTPDPSSCDFAADHDSGERVYAILKASARARGASVLDLTDLVCPGGTCTARRGEMVTFRDPHHITATYAEALAEPLARELDRVVPSRAASPEAEG from the coding sequence GTGAGCGTAGGAGAGGGCACGGCAACGCCACGTCCGACGTGGCGCCAGGACATACAGGGCTTGCGCGGCATCGCGGTCCTCTTGGTCGTGCTGTACCACGCGGGCGTGCCGGGATTCTCGGGCGGCTACATCGGCGTGGACGTGTTCTTCGTGCTCTCGGGGTACCTCATCACGGGCTTGCTCGTGCGCGAGGTGAACGAGACCGGGCGTGTGGACCTCTGGCGGTTCTACGCCCGCCGTGCGCGGAGGCTGCTGCCCGCGGCGGCAGCGCTGATTGTGGGCGTGGCGCTTTTCGCCGCCGTGTTCTACGCGCCTGTGGAGCAGGCGCTGATCGCACGGACGGCACTCGCGACGGCGGCGTACGCCTCCAACCTGCTGTTTGTGAGCGACGCGACGGACTACCTCGCCGCTGGCGCCGAGACAAACCCGCTGCTGCACACGTGGTCGCTCGCGGTGGAAGAGCAATTCTACATCGCGTGGCCGCTGCTGGTCGGTGTGCTTCTGGCAGGGTGGGCGGCGTTTAGAAAGGCTGGGGCGGCCCCGCGCCATCGCCAGAGGCTCGTATGGGGCGCGGCCCTCGTCTCGCTCCTCTCGTTCGGGTTCATGCTGGCCCTGATGGGCTCGCGGTACGCGCACTGGGCGTTCTTTTTCTCACCTGCGCGCGCCTGGGAGTTCGGCCTCGGCGCGCTGGCGGTTCTCGCGCCGCAGGCTGCCTCTGGCGCCAGAGGCGACGCGACCGATAATGGGGAGCCCGCCAGAGGCCTGGCTGGCCTTCGCTTTGAGGGCGGTTCCGACCCCGTCTCGCCTCTGGCGCACGCGCTGGGGTGGGCCGGCCTCATAGCCGTTCTCGCCTCTGGCGTAGCGTTCACGACAACGACGCCTTTCCCCGGTTGGGCCGCTCTGCTGCCGACCGTCGGCACGGCGCTCGCGCTCCGTGGCGGAACGGCCGCGACACGGACGGCTCTCGCGCGAACCCTCGCGTGGCGACCGCTGCAAGAGCTGGGGCGGCTCTCGTACTCGTGGTACCTCTGGCACTGGCCGGTTCTGGTGTTCGCCGCCGGGCTATACGGGGAGCTGCCTCTGGCGACGCGCGTCGCGCTCGCGCTGGGCTCGTTGCTCTTGGCAGAGGTGTCCTACCGGTTTATTGAGAACCCTGTCCGCCACAACCGCTGGTTCGCGGCCTCGTCCCGGCGGGGACTCGGGCTCCTGGCAGGCGTGACCGTGCTTTCTCTCGTGATCGGAGGCGGATGGTACGTCGCCGCCAGAGGCCTGGCCGAGAGCCCGCGGCACCGAGCGCTGACGAATGTGCTGAAGGATGTCCCGGATCTCTACGAGCGCGAGTGCCAGCGGAGCACGGTCAGCGACACGCTTGGCGAGGACTGCACTGACGTGTTCGCCTCTGGCGAAAACCTCGCCTCTGGCGCTGACTCCACGCCGACCGTGCAGGCGCCAGAGACGGGTCGCGAGGTCGTCCTGCTCGGCGACAGCCACGCGGCGCAGTGGGCGCCTGCGTTGCAGGCCATCGCGAAACAGCGCGGCTGGACGCTCTCGTACCACACCAAGTCTGGGTGCGCGCCGCTCGGCGTCTCCTACGTCGACCCGCGCCTGGACCGCATCTACACAGAGTGCGAGACGTGGACGGGACTGGTCATGGACTCCATCCGCGCCGCACGCCCGGACCTCGTTGTTCTCGCGATCTCGCATCAGACCCCGATCTCGCCAGAGGCGTGGCGCGAGGGGATGGACCAGACCCTCGTGGCACTCGCGGAGGCCTCCGGCGACGTTGTCGTGTTCCGCGACACGCCGTGGGCGCCGACAGACACGCCGGTCTGCCTCTCGCGCCAGGAGCACTATGCGGCGTTCGGCCGCACGCCCGACCCGTCCTCGTGCGATTTCGCGGCGGACCACGATTCCGGAGAGCGGGTCTACGCGATTCTCAAGGCCTCGGCCCGCGCCAGAGGCGCATCGGTCTTGGACCTGACAGACCTCGTGTGCCCCGGGGGCACGTGCACCGCTCGCCGAGGCGAGATGGTGACCTTCCGCGACCCTCACCACATCACGGCGACCTACGCCGAGGCTCTCGCCGAGCCCTTGGCGCGCGAACTGGACCGCGTAGTGCCGTCGCGAGCTGCCTCGCCAGAGGCGGAGGGATAG
- a CDS encoding YqgE/AlgH family protein, whose protein sequence is MTSPVPGSLLLAEPPMPDPNFKRTVILICEHTMEGSFGLVLNRPANVKLSEVATIDLPFDATLWHGGPVQPDTLHYLHPYGDTVPGAMPVLNDVYWGGEFDAISDGIASGRLDADRIRFFVGYSGWGSGQLDAEAEDGSWIVMEGTPGVAFAEEDDDLWRQILREMGGEYALLSTFPDDPRMN, encoded by the coding sequence ATGACCTCGCCCGTCCCCGGATCGCTGCTCCTCGCCGAGCCGCCGATGCCCGATCCCAACTTCAAGCGGACCGTCATCCTCATCTGCGAGCACACCATGGAGGGCTCATTCGGGCTCGTGCTCAACCGGCCCGCAAACGTGAAGCTCTCCGAAGTCGCAACGATCGACCTCCCGTTCGACGCGACGCTTTGGCACGGTGGCCCGGTCCAGCCGGACACGCTGCACTACCTCCACCCCTACGGCGACACAGTCCCCGGCGCGATGCCGGTCCTGAACGACGTGTACTGGGGCGGCGAGTTCGACGCCATCTCGGACGGCATCGCCAGCGGCCGTCTGGACGCGGATCGCATCCGCTTTTTCGTCGGCTACTCCGGTTGGGGCTCGGGGCAGTTGGACGCCGAAGCCGAGGACGGCTCGTGGATCGTCATGGAAGGCACGCCCGGCGTTGCCTTCGCCGAGGAGGACGACGACCTCTGGCGCCAGATCTTGCGTGAGATGGGTGGCGAGTACGCCTTGCTCTCCACGTTCCCGGATGACCCGCGGATGAACTAG
- a CDS encoding adenine phosphoribosyltransferase, translating to MSDFDAAVRTVPDFPEPGIQFKDLTPVLANAALFARGVEALAEPWKDAGVTHVLAIESRGYWFGGALAVRLGAGLVPARKPGKLPLAGPRETYALEYGEDAIELPKDVLPPGARVLVHDDVIATGGTAGAACRLVSREGAAVVGASFVLELAFLGGRAALPEGTRVHALMTEG from the coding sequence ATGTCCGACTTCGACGCCGCCGTCCGCACCGTTCCTGACTTTCCCGAGCCGGGCATCCAGTTCAAAGACCTCACGCCTGTCCTAGCCAACGCAGCCCTGTTCGCCAGAGGCGTCGAGGCGTTGGCGGAGCCGTGGAAAGACGCAGGCGTGACGCACGTGCTCGCCATCGAGTCGCGTGGGTACTGGTTTGGCGGCGCGCTAGCAGTGCGGCTCGGCGCCGGGCTCGTGCCGGCGCGGAAGCCGGGCAAGCTGCCTCTGGCGGGGCCGCGCGAGACCTACGCGCTGGAGTACGGCGAGGACGCCATCGAACTGCCCAAAGACGTCCTGCCACCGGGCGCACGCGTGCTCGTCCACGACGACGTGATCGCGACCGGCGGCACGGCGGGGGCGGCGTGCCGGCTCGTCTCGCGCGAGGGCGCGGCGGTTGTCGGCGCGTCGTTCGTGCTGGAACTCGCGTTCCTCGGTGGCCGCGCGGCGCTCCCCGAAGGCACGCGTGTCCACGCGCTGATGACCGAGGGGTAA
- a CDS encoding CPBP family intramembrane glutamic endopeptidase, with the protein MTRLAAVLLLLAPLAAPLAQPGDWLAPEAPPMTLSLRIPINPAPGQPTITPRQWAEMGAVALTGVGHLAASEAGLSAAYIPVVIGGWGGYVGYRGVTDEDFFRDLGFTSENLGPAFRDASILAGVATAGMVAIGAAQGTLRLEADMLPLLVLYPAWGLTQQMLVQGMVTRHLSDGGLSPYLVTPIAAAAFGSVHVPNWELTAATTGLGLAYAGLYQKHENLWPLGIYHGVLGAEFYVWVLGRNPWEEMFGGEAP; encoded by the coding sequence ATGACCCGGCTGGCCGCTGTTCTCCTGCTCCTCGCGCCTCTGGCGGCTCCGCTCGCGCAACCGGGGGACTGGCTCGCGCCAGAGGCCCCACCGATGACGCTCTCGCTGCGCATCCCGATCAACCCCGCGCCCGGGCAGCCGACGATCACGCCGCGCCAATGGGCCGAGATGGGCGCCGTCGCGCTGACGGGCGTGGGGCACCTCGCGGCGTCGGAAGCCGGACTCTCGGCGGCGTACATCCCTGTCGTGATCGGCGGCTGGGGCGGCTACGTGGGGTACCGCGGCGTGACGGACGAGGACTTTTTCCGCGACCTCGGGTTCACGTCAGAGAACCTCGGCCCGGCGTTCCGCGACGCCTCCATCCTGGCGGGTGTCGCAACGGCCGGGATGGTCGCGATCGGCGCGGCGCAGGGGACGCTGCGGCTGGAAGCGGACATGCTGCCGCTTCTCGTGCTTTACCCCGCGTGGGGGCTTACGCAGCAGATGCTCGTGCAAGGCATGGTCACGCGCCACCTCAGCGATGGGGGCTTGAGCCCGTACCTCGTCACGCCGATCGCCGCCGCCGCGTTCGGGTCGGTCCACGTCCCCAACTGGGAACTCACCGCGGCCACAACGGGCCTCGGGCTGGCCTACGCCGGGCTGTACCAGAAACACGAGAACCTGTGGCCGCTCGGGATCTACCACGGCGTGCTCGGCGCCGAGTTCTACGTCTGGGTGCTGGGGCGGAACCCGTGGGAGGAAATGTTTGGCGGCGAGGCGCCATAG
- a CDS encoding DUF2164 domain-containing protein, with product MPPSASAPPRFSFLASIFPTPPEASGAVPMPISLPDPTRRHLTRAIQAYFQDERDETIGDLQAGFVLDFVLEEIGPSIYNQGLRDAQARLRVVVDDLDVALGEPEPV from the coding sequence GTGCCCCCCTCTGCCAGCGCACCTCCCCGCTTTTCGTTTCTCGCCTCCATTTTCCCGACCCCGCCAGAGGCCTCTGGCGCCGTGCCCATGCCCATCTCACTCCCTGACCCGACGCGCCGCCACCTCACGCGCGCCATTCAGGCCTACTTCCAGGATGAGCGCGACGAAACCATCGGGGACCTGCAGGCAGGGTTCGTCCTGGACTTCGTGCTGGAGGAGATCGGTCCGTCCATCTACAACCAGGGCCTCCGCGACGCCCAAGCACGGCTCCGCGTCGTCGTGGACGACCTCGACGTAGCGCTCGGCGAGCCGGAGCCGGTCTGA
- a CDS encoding capsule assembly Wzi family protein encodes MCRFLPLLALPFLLLAAPEARAQAEGLTQIESDLERFVLRQHALGRLPRLDPGALPLNTRAALAMLDSIDASGMSAVDRALLDGYLGRETAGFLGARAESTPLYANRRSFISTSGDGYGLEASPLLDLSYGPAQINRAEEGGTETGSAWTLARGLRVAGHAGHFFAETRIAETQELVPNGSRTRSTAPRIAFARTTGGTANAPDAEYDYVRSTGIVGYRDRFVELRAGRDRNRLGFARGSLILSNYASEYDHAQVRLNVGPLSFQSVYARFLDPREAGGSDSDGVVEQRYGAFHRVAYRPGAGVEIEVFETVIFGDREDDNRNGFELAYLTPFALYRAVERDLGSPDNILLGAGAAWRPTSGVRVYGQGLLDELVAARFFDDAWTSKWGFVLGAQVSDPKIPGLGRLVNTDLQVEYSRIRPYVYAHRDSVTAAVHYGDVLGHPAGPNASDLNVRLEHRPSRDLVFSADLSYTVRGRNTDLLNYGSDPQRENGDRVPEPNPTLQGVRQRLAFADVSFGARVLPDATVGLRVLARMTDDEAFGRSGFVAPQLFLRWSAVPLGPRY; translated from the coding sequence ATGTGCCGCTTTCTCCCGCTCCTCGCTCTCCCCTTTCTCCTCCTCGCTGCGCCAGAGGCCCGCGCTCAGGCCGAGGGGCTGACGCAGATCGAGAGCGACCTCGAACGGTTCGTGCTGCGCCAGCACGCGCTCGGGCGCCTGCCGCGGCTGGACCCCGGCGCGCTGCCGCTCAACACGCGCGCGGCCCTCGCGATGCTGGACTCGATCGACGCGAGCGGGATGTCTGCCGTGGACCGGGCGCTTCTGGACGGCTACCTGGGCCGCGAGACCGCCGGGTTCCTGGGTGCCCGCGCCGAGTCTACGCCGCTGTACGCCAACCGCCGCTCGTTTATCTCCACCTCTGGCGACGGCTACGGGTTGGAGGCCTCTCCCCTTCTGGACCTCTCCTACGGTCCGGCGCAGATCAACCGCGCCGAGGAGGGCGGGACTGAAACCGGCTCGGCGTGGACGCTCGCCAGAGGCCTCCGCGTAGCCGGTCACGCCGGGCACTTTTTCGCCGAGACGCGCATCGCGGAAACGCAGGAGTTGGTGCCCAACGGCTCGCGCACACGCAGCACGGCGCCGCGCATCGCCTTTGCGCGCACAACCGGCGGGACAGCCAACGCCCCCGACGCCGAGTACGATTACGTCCGCTCCACGGGCATCGTCGGCTACCGCGACCGCTTTGTCGAGCTCCGCGCTGGGCGCGACCGCAACCGGCTCGGCTTCGCCAGAGGCTCGCTCATCCTCAGCAACTACGCGTCCGAGTACGACCATGCGCAGGTGCGCCTGAACGTCGGCCCGCTCTCCTTTCAAAGCGTGTACGCGCGCTTCCTAGACCCGCGAGAGGCCGGCGGGAGCGACTCCGACGGCGTCGTGGAGCAGCGCTACGGCGCGTTCCACCGCGTGGCGTACCGGCCGGGCGCGGGCGTGGAGATCGAGGTCTTCGAGACCGTCATCTTCGGCGACCGCGAGGACGACAACCGCAACGGCTTCGAACTCGCCTACCTCACGCCGTTCGCGCTGTACCGCGCCGTCGAGCGCGACCTCGGCAGTCCGGACAACATCTTGCTCGGTGCTGGCGCTGCCTGGCGCCCGACCTCTGGCGTCCGCGTCTACGGCCAGGGCCTCTTGGACGAGTTAGTCGCGGCCCGCTTTTTCGACGACGCGTGGACCAGCAAGTGGGGCTTCGTACTCGGCGCGCAGGTCTCGGACCCAAAGATTCCTGGACTCGGTCGGCTGGTCAACACGGATCTCCAGGTGGAATACAGCCGCATCCGCCCGTACGTCTACGCCCACCGCGACTCCGTCACCGCCGCCGTTCATTACGGCGATGTGCTCGGCCACCCGGCCGGCCCCAACGCGAGCGACCTCAACGTGCGCCTGGAGCACCGTCCCTCCCGCGATCTCGTTTTCTCCGCCGACCTCTCCTATACCGTCCGCGGCCGCAACACCGACCTGCTCAACTACGGCTCCGATCCGCAGCGCGAGAACGGTGACCGCGTCCCCGAGCCCAACCCGACGCTCCAGGGCGTCCGCCAGAGGCTCGCGTTCGCGGATGTCAGCTTCGGCGCCCGCGTGCTCCCGGACGCGACGGTCGGCCTCCGCGTCCTCGCGCGCATGACCGACGACGAGGCGTTCGGCCGCTCGGGCTTTGTCGCCCCGCAGCTCTTCCTCCGCTGGTCCGCCGTCCCCCTCGGGCCGCGGTACTAG
- a CDS encoding Rid family detoxifying hydrolase, with translation MTPRPPSPRRRINAAGAPAAIGPYCQGLLVGETLYVSGQIAMDPESGEKIEGDIQEETAQVLDNIAAVLREAQMDFAHVVQVTVFLRDMDDYALMNEVYSRYFSGATPAREALEVGKLPRDAQVEISCIAVA, from the coding sequence ATGACCCCGCGACCGCCCTCGCCGAGACGCCGAATCAACGCCGCTGGCGCGCCCGCTGCCATTGGTCCGTACTGCCAGGGACTGCTCGTGGGCGAGACGTTGTACGTCTCGGGCCAGATCGCGATGGACCCGGAGAGCGGCGAGAAGATCGAGGGCGACATCCAGGAGGAGACGGCGCAGGTGCTGGACAACATCGCGGCCGTGCTCCGCGAGGCGCAGATGGACTTCGCGCATGTCGTGCAGGTAACGGTTTTCCTGCGCGACATGGACGATTACGCGCTCATGAACGAGGTCTACTCCCGCTACTTCAGCGGCGCCACGCCCGCCCGCGAGGCCCTCGAAGTGGGCAAGCTGCCGCGCGACGCGCAGGTCGAGATCTCCTGCATCGCGGTCGCCTAA